A region of the Bremerella alba genome:
GGTGTTCTGCTCAGCCGTAAACCATGGCTGGCGACGCTCGACAAGTTAGGCCAACTGCAAATTATCAACATTCCCGATGGCAAGATCGTGCACCAAAAGCAGCTTCCCCGCGATGGTGAAGCGGTTCAGCTGAAAGTGGTCGAGTCAGAGGACCAGTTTCTGCTCGCGGTTTACCGTGACATCAACCCACGGCCTCATTTCCGAAGTATCCCTTACGACAATAGCGAAACGCTTCTGCGAGGGGAAATTTATGCCTTCGATACCGAAACTGGCGAAATGGCCTGGGAAAGTCCGGCCTTGGTGCACGATAACTACCTGTTAGAGGACTTCCAATCGAGCGGCCTGCCGGTGATCGCTTTGGTGGCCCGATTGCACCGTCCTGATGCACGGACACCGCAGATGAATTCGGCGTTGGAAGTTTTGCTGCTGGACAAGCGTGACGGACGTGTCCTCTTCCGCCGAGAATTCAGCGAATTGAGTGTTACTTTTTCCTTATCAGGCGATCCGAGCGACAAGACCATCCTGCTTCAACTGGCAGCCTTGGAAGTAAATCTGAAATTTGACCCAGACCAACCCCCAGTTCCGGCCCCACCGGCAGCAACAGAAATCGATTTTTCTTACCCCCCACCTTCAGACAAGGTATCTCCCTAGGGCTTGGTGTAAGCCGTGGGACTGCCGCTATTCAAGTTGTGAAATCGCGCATAACAAGTTACGATAAACGAGGTAAGGTTTAGCGGATTGGCTAACCATTCCGGTGATCGAAACTTTACGTGCTCTTCCCTGATTTTCTTATAAAACAGAAAGATCCTGGATGTCCGAATCAGAGTTCGCCGCATCGGCGATCGAGAAAATATCTGTCGCGCGTGCGCGAATCCTTGATCAACTTGGCCAAGTCATCGTTGGTCAATCTGAAGTTATTGAAGAACTGCTCATCTGCTTGATGAGTCGAGGCCACTGCCTTTTGGAGGGTGCTCCTGGTTTGGCCAAGACCCTCATGATCAGCACGTTGTCTCAAGTACTCGAGTTGAGCTTCAGCCGCATTCAGTTCACCCCTGACCTGATGCCGGCCGATATCACCGGTACCGAGATCATTGAAGAAAACAGATCGACCGGTGCCCGCGAGTTCCGTTTCTTACAGGGGCCGCTCTTTTCGCATGTCATCTTGGCGGACGAAATCAACCGTACCCCACCCAAGACACAAGCCGCGTTGCTGGAAGCCATGCAGGAACGCACCGTGACGGTAGGCCGGGTACGTCACGAGCTGGCCGACCCGTTCTTCGTGCTGGCCACGCAAAACCCAATTGAACAAGAGGGGACCTACCCGCTGCCGGAAGCGCAGCAGGACCGCTTCATGTTCAAGGTCTTTGTGAAGTACCCCAGCTTTGACGACGAATTTGAAATCGCCCGCCGCACAACGGCCAAACAGACCGTCAAACTCGAGCCTGTTCTTACTGCAGAAGAGTTAATTGAGCTCCAAAGCCTGGTGCGTGATGTGCCCGCTTCCGATCACGTTCTTCGTTACGCGATCACCCTGGTTCGCCAGACACGCGTTGGCGAGCCTGGCATTCCCGAGTTCGTTTCCGAGATGCTTTCCTGGGGCGCAGGCCCGCGCAGTGTTCAATTTCTTATTCTCGGCGGAAAAGCTCGGGCTTTGCTGCACGGTCGCACGCACGTCACCACCGACGACATCCAGGCACTTGCCAAGCCTGTGTTGCGGCATCGTATCGTGCTGAATTACGGTGCGGAAAGCGAAGGAGTTACGGCCGACGACGTGATCGAACGGATTCTGCAGGAAACGCCCGCCAAAGAGGATCAGCTAACCAGCGATGCCCGATTCCAAAAAATATTTGCATCCTGAGACGCTCGGGCAGATTTCCAAACTGGAACTCAGGGCCCGACATGTCGTGGAAGGATTTCTCTCCGGTACTCATCGCAGCCCTTACTTCGGGCAGTCGATCGAGTTTCTTCAGCATCGCGAATATGCGAGCGGGGACGACCTGCGCCATATCGACTGGAAAGTTCTCGGCAAACACGACAAATACGTCATCAAGCAGTACGAGGAATACACCAATCTTCGCTGTATGTTGATGGTCGATGCCTCGGCGAGCATGAGCTACGGCACGGGCCCGATGAACAAGTACGACTACGCCTGCACCATTGCCGCGTCGCTGGCGTACCTCATTCTGAAACAGCAAGATGCCGTGGGCTGTGCCGTATTCGACGATTCGATTCGGTATCGCGTACCGGTGCTCAGTAAACGCACGCATCTCAACACAGTGGTCGAAGCATTGGCCAACCAGTCGCCACGCGATAAGACCGACATGCAGACCATTTGCAAACAATTTGCCGAAGGCTACACCAGCCGTGGTTTGGTGATTGTGATTTCCGACCTGTTCGGCGATGTTGCCGCCACGGCCAAGGGGCTTCGCATTTTGCGACAGCGCGGACACGATGTCATGGTCTTCCACGTGATGGACGACGACGAACTCGACTTCCCCTTCAGTGGTTCCACCCGTTTCGAGGGGCTAGAACTACCCGATCATCTGACGTGTAACCCCCGCGCCCTTCGCGAGGGGTATTTGGAAGCGGTCAACGAGTTCACCGCGTCGATGCGTCGGGAATGCACCAAGAACACCATCGATTATGCCCTGGTTCGTACGCGGGATTCCCTGGCGACGGTCCTGACGACGTACCTTTCCAATCGACTGGGAATGCACCACCGCAATTAAGCAAGTCTGAGGCCTAATGCTTTTTGTCTATCCAGCCCTGGCTTGGGCGTTTGCCCTTGTATCGCTCCCGGTGTTGATCCACCTGATCAACATGATGCGGCACCGGCGTGTCAAATGGGCGGCTATGGACTTTCTGCTTCAAAGCCATCGGCGGATGAAGCACTGGGTCATGCTCCGCCAGATTTTGCTGCTGCTCACCCGGATGGCCGCGATCGCGCTGATTGTCGCCATGCTGGCTGGCCTGATCACAACGCAAAGCTGGTCAAACATGATCGGCGACCGCGTGACTCACCACCTAATCCTGATGGACGACACCTTTTCGATGCGGGAACGCCTGGGTGGCGACACGGCCTTTGAGTCGGCCACCAAGACGACCAACCGCATCATCGAGAACCTGGCCAATCAAGATCGCCCACAGCGGATTTCCGTGGTCTTTTATTCCGATCTTCTCCGTGGCGATGCCGACGCAAAGGCCTTGAATCTGGAAACCCGCATGCGGGTCGATATGGATTCCACCAGCATCACCAAACTTCAAGAGCTGTTGGCCAACACATCGCCGACCGAGCAAACCATTCCCCTGGCTGAGGTGCTGCAACATGGCAGCGAGATCGTCAGCGAATTCGATCAATCGGAAGTCGCTCAGGTTTATATAGTTTCCGACTTTCGCGAGAAAGATTGGGGGTCGGAAGCAGCCCTGCGTGATCCTCTGTCACGCATCGAGCAGCGATCGATCGAACTCAACTGGATCAACTGTGCCCGGCTTCCTCAAGACAACCTGGCTATCACCGACGTGTCGATCGGCAGCGGCACCGTCGTCGCTGGCATCCCGACCATTGTTAAGGTTTCCGTCCGCAATTTCGGCCAGCAGACCGCTGTCGATGTTCCGGTCAATATCGAACTCTTCGGTGCAAGCGCCGGCACGGTCGACATATCGAGCGCTGGCAATGATCTCGAGCGTCTGTACGATCAGCTACCAATCACCTTCGACGAGATCCCCCCCGGCGAACAGGTCACTCGGCAAACGCAAATCATCTTTCCCGCCCAGGGCTCGCATGTACTCTCGTTCCGCCTGCCGGAAGATCCCCTCCCGCTGGATAACCTGCGTTTTGCGACCTCGGAAGTCCAGTCAAACATCCCCGTGCTGATCGTCGATGGCGATCCGAAATTGACCAATGCGTTTTACTTGCAATCGGTCTTCAATCCGGGTCCTAACGTCTCGACCGGCGTCAGCCCGACCACGACCAGCAGCAGCTTTTTGACGTCGGCCGAACTAAAGGACCTTGCGAAGTTCGAGACTATCTTCATCATCGATCCGCCTATTTTGGACGAGCGCATAATCACAACGCTCAAGCAGTATGTGGAATCAGGCGGAGGGATCGTCTGGTACTGCGGCCCCGGCACAAACGAACTAGGGCTCGCTGAACTGGCTAAGGCCAATCTGTTACCAGGCAGCGTTCAAGCGCCTGTCGAGCTGTCGCAGAGTACGCCGGATGGTCCCCCCGATTTCGATCCCGGCGACAATCCTGTTTTCAAAGTCTTCGCAGGCGAAAAGAACCCCTTCCTGCGGCGACTGGTGGTCAGCAACTACTTTCCAGTGGTGCCTGAATTCGCCACCGAGAAACCTGAGAACGTGCGTGTCCTTGGCAGCCTGAGAAATGGCGACCCGCTAGTGCTGGAACATGGGTTGGGCAAAGGAAAGGTGATCACCTTCCTCACTTCACTTGGTCCGCAGTGGAACAGCTGGGCTACGAACCCGAGCTTTATCGTGGCGATTTTGGAACTGCGTAACTATGCCAGTAGCGCGAAGGACAGCCAGTCGACTTTCCCTGTCGGCTCGCCGATTTCCGTGATGGGCCCGACGTCCGAGTATCGCCCAGACGTTCAGTTCTATAGCCCCGGTGCGACTAGGCTTCCGACCGATCGTAGCGAACGTCTGCAAATGCAACCGGTCGCTGGCACGCTTGATGGCAGCGCGGAACTGGGGGGCGTCGATTCGGTCACCGGACGTTTCCTCACCGGCCAGTCTGGCGTGTACGAAGCTTGGCTTACGAAGCTGGATGGATCAAACGAAGTGCGGCGTTACTCGTTAGTCCCTGAGATGACCGAGAGCGACCTGCTGAGCATGAATGAGACGAATCTTCGCCAGTTGTATCCCTCGACCGCGTTCAACTACTTTGCCGCCGATGCGTGGCAATACGATAACGCGGCCCAACAGGGCACCAATTGGCAAACCATCTTGCTGGCGCTGGTCATTGGGGCGCTACTACTGGAACAAATCCTGGCCTATTACGCGAGCTACCACCCGGCGGCTCCAGGAGCATCTGCCGCGTGAATCAGGCCGCAACTAATACCGTCACCGCTTATCAATTCAGCCGACTATCCGAGCTGCCATATTGGTCGCAATGGGCTGCCCTGGTCGCGATCGTGGCGGCGATTGTCACCTTCGTCTGGTGGTGGTCTCGCCGTGATACACATGCGTTACCGTCGTTAAGCCGGATGGTCCTATTTGGCCTCCGCACGGCTGCACTGCTCGGGCTGTTGTTTTTCTTCTTCAATCTCGAAAAGAAAACGCAGCGTGAAGTCCGCGAGAACTCGCGTGTCGCGGTGATAGTCGATACCAGTCAAAGCATGGGCCTAGCCGACGCGACCCCTGGCACCGGGACCGATACAACATCTCGGGCCGATCAGGCCATCGCGCTCATGTCGCAAAGCGAACTGTTAACGCAGCTACGCGATGATCATGACGTAAGCGTGATGACCTTCGACGATTCGTCACCTCCGAGAAACGTTGCGTTCTTCCCCCGCACTGGCCGAAACCAAGTTGAACTGGAACAACAGCACTCGGCCACCTTCGATCAGCAATGGTCGCAAATGACCTGGATCACCTGGACCGGAATCGGCTTGGCTATCCTGGGACTGATTACGCTCGTAACGGCCGGCCTGACCGCAGCATCGAAAGCCGCTGCCCCACTCAACTTTGTCAGTGCGATCTGCCTGTTGACGGCTGTTTTACTCGTCGCGTTTGGTGACCTTAAAAACGACGAAGTACGCCCCTGGGATATCGTCCTGGGCGAACCAGAGCCACAAACCGAATCTACCGACAACGCCACACCGGTCGACCCCAGTGAGCAAGACACCACCGAAGACATCGATGTCGATTGGGCCAAGTCGCTGCAACCGACCGGCTTGGAAACCCGCATCGGCGATGCTGTGATTCAGCTCGTTAATCAGGAACGCGGCGGACCGTTTGCTGGTGTTTTGATGGTCACCGACGGGGCCAACAACGAAGGCACCGCTCCGATCGAAGCAGCACGCATGGCCCGAGAAATTGGGGCACGCATCGTGACCGTTGGACTCGGTTCCGATCAACAACCGCAAAGCGTCCGCATTGTCGACCTGGAAGCCCCGGCCAAAGCCTACCCCGGCGATCAGTTCCAACTCCGCGGCTACATCCAAGGCTTCGGCATGCCCAACAAGTCGGTCACGCTTCAGGTGGCCTCCGGCGTGATGGACGATAATGGCCAGTTCCAAGAAGAAGCCATCGACATGGTCTCGCAGCCGATCCAACTGGGCCAGGATGGCGAAGTGATTCCGGTCGATTTCCAAATCACGCCTGAGAACATCGGTACCCGAGCCTACCAATTACGGATCGTTTCGACCTCGGAAACCGACATCGACCAGTCCGACAACCAGAAAGTGGTCAAGGTCCAGATCGTTCAGCAACGCAATCGTGTACTGCTGCTGGCCGGCGGTCCCACGCGTGAATATCGCTTCCTCCGCAATCAGCTTTTCCGCGACAAAGATGTCGAGTTGCATGTCCTGCTACAAACCGGAGAGCAGGGGATCTCGCAGGAATCGGATGAACTGTTGTTTGCGTTCCCGGACGATCCGACCGATCTGTTTGAGAACTACGACTGTATCATCGCCTTCGACCCTGATTGGTCGAAACTATCGCTCGAACAGATCCAACTACTTGAACGCTGGGTGGGTGAAAAGGCCGGCGGGCTGATCGTCGTGGCCGGTCCGATCTATACGCCTGAGTGGGCCAGTTTGCGGCGCGGTAACGATGCCGTCGACATCATAAAGGATCTGCACCCAGTCACTTTCTTCAGCCGCGGCACATCGATCGGGCTGGGACGCTTCGGCTCAGAGACACCTCGTAAAATTTTGCTGACGCCGGAAGGACAGAAGGCCGAAGCATTGCGAGTCGATAGTTCTGCCGATGTTAGCAGCCGCATCTGGCAACAATTCCCCGGCGTGTACGGTTACTTTACCGTCAGCGGGGTCAAACCAGGGGCATCGGTCTGGGCCGAAATCGACGCACCAGGAGGGTTAGGCGACAACAAATCGCCCGTCTATATGGCTTCGCACTTTTACGGTGCGGGGCGTGTAATCTTCCTGGGCAGTGGCGAAATGTGGCGAATCCGTTCAATGGACGTCGGTTATTTCGAAGCGTTCTATACCAAGCTGATCCGCTATGCTTCGCAGGGGCGACTTGCTCGCGACTCAAGCCGCGGCCTGCTGCTAGTCAGTGCCGAGCGTGTCTCTTTGGGTGAAACGGTCGAAGTTCGTGCATTCCTTACCGATTCGCAGCACAATCCACTTTCCGATCCGCAAATCGAAGCCAGCCTCATCTTGCCCGATGGATCAGAACAATCATTGATCCTCCGCCAACTGCCGGAGTTTGAACAAGGACAATACGCCGGTCAATTTACACCCTTGCAAGACGGCGAGTACCGTATCGAGGTCTTACTGCCAGGCGGGGGCGAAGATGGCTGGCTGACGCGTGAAGTAAGGGCCCGGATTCCCGATCGTGAAATCGCCAACCCGCGTCGCGATGATGCCGTCCTTACGGCGCTCTCCAGCGAAACGGGCGGCAAGTCGATTGTCGGCATTACTGATCTGATGAAGAGCGATAACCTTCCTTCATACATCGGCCCCGAAGTCCTACCCCCACGTGATATGTACACGGCACTTCCCGATTTGATCGACCGCAGTTTCCAGGAAATCCTGAGAGGCTGGCTGTTGGCATTCATCGTTTTGGCTCTGAGTGTGGAATGGATTCAACGGAGGTTTGCAAAACTGGCATGAGCACTCCGCGCGAGCCACTTCCCGATTCAATTGTCGAATTGCTTTCCACCTTGCGTGGCCGCATTCGACGGTACGTTATCATTGAAGGTATAACTGCCATCGTCGCTTGGCTGGGCATCGTCTTCTGGGTCGGTCTGGGCCTTGACTACTTGCCGGTTACCTTCGGGGCCAGCGAAATGCCGGTTGAAGCCCGCACCGTATTGCTGGCGATCGCCGGCATGGGCACGCTGTGGATAGCCTATCAATACATCTTCCGCCGTCTGGCGGTCAACATGCCCGATCACAGCCTGGCCCTGCTGATCGAACGCCGATTTCCACAGTTCGGCGAAAGCCTGCTAACCACCGTCGAAGCCTCTCAGTCGCAGAGTGTCGCCGACGCGCACGAGCAAGAGATGCTCGCGCAAACACGCCGTGATGCGTTGGCATCGTTGCCCGAAGCGAAGCTTGCCGATCTTTTCGATCCGACCCCGTTGTGGCGAAAAGGAACAGCCGCAGTCGGTGCGTTGTTGAGCGTGGCACTGTTCGCACTGATTGCGTTTCCAGCATTTCAAATTTGGATGAGCCGTCTGGCCTTGAGCGAGGAAACCTGGCCGCGGCTTGCCCGGATCGAGGTCGTGGGCCTAGAGATCCTCCAACGAAACGATAGCAGCGATTCGGAAGGATCGACCACCGTCGTGGTACCGTTCACGGACAAGACGGTCAAAATCGCGCGCGGCAGCTCGGTCCGATTGTTGGTCGCCGCCGATACAGCTGCTTCCTACACACCACGTTACTGCACGCTCGTTTACCGCACGGCAGATGGCATCTCCGATTCGGTCCGGATGCAGCGTGTTGGCAATTCCAGTGAAGAAGGGCAACTCCCCTTTGTCTTCGATCGCAAGCCGTTTACCGGGATGACCACATCACTAGAGTTCGACGTCATTGGCTACGACCACAAGCTGGCCGACTACCGGATTGAAGTCGTCGATCGTCCCTTTATTACCAGCAGCGAAGTCGACGCTGTGCTGCCCGATTACACCGGTCTCTTGCCCCGCAAGGAAGTCGTTTCAGGGGCCACCCAGTTACCGGTCGGCTCGCAAGTCACGTTGAACATGACCACCAGCAAGCCGGTTGTATCGGCGACCCTTTTAGATCTCTCCACGCAAGAGTCCCAAGAGCTGACCTTCGATCCGCCGGTGACCACGATTCGCCAAGAGTATGCCAGTATCTCACGCGATCTGCCCCTGGAAATATCGCTGCTAGATATTGACGGTGTGTCTAACGATATTCCTTACCGCTTGAAGATTGCCGCCGTGCCTGACTCGCCGCCGGCCGTTGAAATGCGTCCGGTCGGCATCGGCTCGGCAATTACTCAGAACGCTCAGATTCGGCTCGAAGGACGCATTCAAGACGACTTCGGCGTCGATCGCTCGTGGGTTGAAATTCAGGTGATCGGGGGAGCCAAAATGGAGCTTCCCATCACCACCGACGCTGACGGGGCTTTCACCACCACCATCGACCTGAAGAACCAGCAGACGCCCGACGGCATTTTGCGGGTCATCCCGGACGACAAACTGACCATCGCGGTCTTCGCCCAGGATAAATGCGATCTGGACGGGGAAGGCAACATCGGAACGGCCGACCGACTGCAACTAGATGTCGTCACGGCCGACAAATTACTTTCCCTGCTCGAAGGCCGCGAACTCGATCTGCGGCGTCGTTTCGAGCAAATCCGCGACGAGACCATGCGTCTCCGCGAAGAATTCGCTCGAATTCAGATCGACGCCAAACGGTTTGCCCTCGGGGCGGAGCAATTCGCCGCCTCAGAAAGCCCCCCTCAAGAGGGCCAGGAACCGGCTAATCCTCAAGAATTATTCCGAAAGGCACTCGATCTGCAGAGATTACGCATCCAACGGGCCATGCAGGCCAGTAAGAAGGCCGACGGAGAACTCGTCGGAATTCGAGTCGGTTTCGAAGAAATCAGGGTCGAACTCACGTCTAACCGGATGGATACGACCGCTCGCAAGGAACGACTCGAGAAAATGATCATCGAGCCGATTGCCCAGCTGTCAGATCCCATGCATGCTCAATTACAGAGCACTACGCAACAATTGGAGGCACTCTACGATCAGCCCGAACCATTTATGCCGGTCGTAGAGGTTGCCCTAGAGCAAACCGACGCAATCATTCTCGAAATGGAACGTATCCTAGAGAAGATGTTTGATTTGGAGAACTTCAACGAACTTATGGAAAAGATGCGTCTACTGATCGACGCACAGACAGATCTTCGCGAAGAAACGGAAGATTTGCGGAAGAAGCAGATCCTGGATCTGCTAAAGTAAACGTCCTCAGGTGGTCAACATGTGACCACCCCTTTTCTGATTCTTACGGAGAACATCATGCCTAAAAGTCCTTCGATACGAAGTGCGCTGTACGGACTGCGAGGGCTGATTCTCTTTACTTGCTTGGTGGCCACTGCTGGCCTTCTTTACGCTCAAGCTCCTGAGGTCGCCACCGGAGGCGACTTGGCCGAACGTCAAAAACAACTGGGAACCAACTTCGAGGTTCTCGAAAAGCTGATGCTCAAGATGGCCGATATCGACGAGGCCAATAATCCTCAAAGGGCTACTCTGCTGCGCGAAGCCGTTCGCAACAGCCGCAACCTGCGTGTGTTGTCGCGTATGGAAGAAACGACCGGCACGCTCAACGAGGGACAACTCAAACGCGCCACCGATCAACAGTCTCTGATCGAGAACGATCTCCGCACGCTGCTAAAGTTGCTGCAAAGCGAAAACCGTGACGAACAAATCAAAGACGAAGAAGCCCGGATCAAGTCGTACATCAAATCCGCCCAGAAGCTTTTGAATCGTCAGCGTAGCATCCAAGGCCGGACGGAAGGTGGCGCGTCGACCAA
Encoded here:
- a CDS encoding AAA family ATPase; the protein is MSESEFAASAIEKISVARARILDQLGQVIVGQSEVIEELLICLMSRGHCLLEGAPGLAKTLMISTLSQVLELSFSRIQFTPDLMPADITGTEIIEENRSTGAREFRFLQGPLFSHVILADEINRTPPKTQAALLEAMQERTVTVGRVRHELADPFFVLATQNPIEQEGTYPLPEAQQDRFMFKVFVKYPSFDDEFEIARRTTAKQTVKLEPVLTAEELIELQSLVRDVPASDHVLRYAITLVRQTRVGEPGIPEFVSEMLSWGAGPRSVQFLILGGKARALLHGRTHVTTDDIQALAKPVLRHRIVLNYGAESEGVTADDVIERILQETPAKEDQLTSDARFQKIFAS
- a CDS encoding DUF58 domain-containing protein, giving the protein MPDSKKYLHPETLGQISKLELRARHVVEGFLSGTHRSPYFGQSIEFLQHREYASGDDLRHIDWKVLGKHDKYVIKQYEEYTNLRCMLMVDASASMSYGTGPMNKYDYACTIAASLAYLILKQQDAVGCAVFDDSIRYRVPVLSKRTHLNTVVEALANQSPRDKTDMQTICKQFAEGYTSRGLVIVISDLFGDVAATAKGLRILRQRGHDVMVFHVMDDDELDFPFSGSTRFEGLELPDHLTCNPRALREGYLEAVNEFTASMRRECTKNTIDYALVRTRDSLATVLTTYLSNRLGMHHRN
- a CDS encoding vWA domain-containing protein, whose amino-acid sequence is MLFVYPALAWAFALVSLPVLIHLINMMRHRRVKWAAMDFLLQSHRRMKHWVMLRQILLLLTRMAAIALIVAMLAGLITTQSWSNMIGDRVTHHLILMDDTFSMRERLGGDTAFESATKTTNRIIENLANQDRPQRISVVFYSDLLRGDADAKALNLETRMRVDMDSTSITKLQELLANTSPTEQTIPLAEVLQHGSEIVSEFDQSEVAQVYIVSDFREKDWGSEAALRDPLSRIEQRSIELNWINCARLPQDNLAITDVSIGSGTVVAGIPTIVKVSVRNFGQQTAVDVPVNIELFGASAGTVDISSAGNDLERLYDQLPITFDEIPPGEQVTRQTQIIFPAQGSHVLSFRLPEDPLPLDNLRFATSEVQSNIPVLIVDGDPKLTNAFYLQSVFNPGPNVSTGVSPTTTSSSFLTSAELKDLAKFETIFIIDPPILDERIITTLKQYVESGGGIVWYCGPGTNELGLAELAKANLLPGSVQAPVELSQSTPDGPPDFDPGDNPVFKVFAGEKNPFLRRLVVSNYFPVVPEFATEKPENVRVLGSLRNGDPLVLEHGLGKGKVITFLTSLGPQWNSWATNPSFIVAILELRNYASSAKDSQSTFPVGSPISVMGPTSEYRPDVQFYSPGATRLPTDRSERLQMQPVAGTLDGSAELGGVDSVTGRFLTGQSGVYEAWLTKLDGSNEVRRYSLVPEMTESDLLSMNETNLRQLYPSTAFNYFAADAWQYDNAAQQGTNWQTILLALVIGALLLEQILAYYASYHPAAPGASAA